CTAAAGCCATTGATTAAAAGCGTTGAAACGCTACTAATGTCGCTAAATCGATCTAACTGCCAAAATGTCAATCCTAGTCTTGATAATAAAAGGACTAGGATAGTTACAATAGAATAAATTAAAAAAGGTCTTAAAGTACAATATACAGCAGTAAACATCGCCAGAGTATCTCGATTATGGACAAGAAGCTCACGCTACCTTATGAAACTTAAGAAATGCTTAGGATAAACTTAAAGTACTTAACCCAAAGACTAATGTTGCTTTTCTGCCGGACGTTTGAGAATTGTGCCTGTTAAATAACCCAAGTTCATAGACATAGATATTGCATTACCACCCGTTTCTCCGAGTGTTGTTGCTAGCACTTTTATTGTCCAAAAAACTAATGTGCTCTGAGGAACCTTTATTAAATTTTCATTGATATTAGTATTCAAATACTTTCTCTCTAAATTTCTGATATGTGACGTTGGATGTAAGCTGCGTTTACCATAAAATTGCTAACCAAGTTAAGACCGCTATTACTAGACTAATAAATACCGCAGCAGAACCTAAGTCTTTCGCTAAACCTGATAGAGGGTGAATTTCTAAGCCAACTCTATCAACAATGGCTTCAATAGCAGTGTTGAGTATTTCAGTAAACAGAATGAATAATATCGCTATAATTAATATAAGTTGTTCATTTACCGTTATCTCAAATAAAAAAGTAATTGGAATCGCTATAACTAAAAGTAGAAGTTCCTGTCTGAAGGCAGCCTCGTTTTTGATAAGCCATTTAAATGCTCTAGCAGAGTTCAATGTGGCAAGATAAACTCGTTTCAAACCTTTAGGC
The Thalassotalea hakodatensis genome window above contains:
- a CDS encoding diacylglycerol kinase; protein product: MFNNENKPKGLKRVYLATLNSARAFKWLIKNEAAFRQELLLLVIAIPITFLFEITVNEQLILIIAILFILFTEILNTAIEAIVDRVGLEIHPLSGLAKDLGSAAVFISLVIAVLTWLAILW